A single window of Methanoculleus oceani DNA harbors:
- a CDS encoding 50S ribosomal protein L39e — protein MSKLMKGRKIRLAKACEQNRRVPAWVMIRTNRAVASHPKRRNWRRSSLKV, from the coding sequence ATGAGCAAGTTAATGAAGGGCCGGAAGATCCGGCTGGCAAAGGCATGCGAGCAGAACCGCCGCGTGCCTGCATGGGTGATGATCAGGACCAACCGTGCGGTTGCGTCGCATCCGAAGCGGCGCAACTGGAGACGGAGTTCTCTGAAGGTGTAA
- a CDS encoding translation initiation factor IF-6, which yields MTGTIDLSGDPNIGVYARVFEDIAIVYPGAPGEFTEALARELDVEIVSTYIQGSSIIGSLVAGNSQGLVVSGLVTDEELTVLREHRDVLLLEGSMNAAGNVILANDYVAAVHPEMEIDVAEEIGSFLSVPVVRLSLGGIKTVGMAGSATNKGILVHPRANDTEIAGLERVVDLPIGLGSVNMGSGLVGTGVLANSKGYIAGSVTSGFELGRIEEVFGFLE from the coding sequence ATGACAGGGACGATCGATCTGTCCGGCGATCCGAACATAGGCGTTTACGCCCGCGTCTTTGAGGATATAGCGATCGTGTACCCCGGGGCGCCCGGGGAGTTCACCGAGGCTCTCGCACGAGAACTCGATGTCGAGATCGTGAGCACCTATATTCAGGGAAGCAGCATCATCGGCTCGCTTGTTGCGGGAAACAGCCAGGGCCTGGTCGTCAGCGGCCTCGTTACCGACGAGGAACTGACGGTCCTCAGGGAGCACCGGGACGTTCTCCTGCTCGAGGGTTCCATGAACGCGGCGGGCAACGTTATCCTCGCAAACGACTATGTTGCCGCCGTCCATCCCGAGATGGAGATCGATGTCGCCGAGGAGATCGGGTCGTTCCTCTCTGTGCCGGTGGTCCGGTTATCGCTTGGCGGCATCAAAACCGTCGGCATGGCCGGGTCTGCGACGAACAAGGGCATTCTCGTTCACCCGAGAGCCAACGATACGGAGATCGCCGGCCTCGAACGGGTCGTCGACCTTCCGATCGGCCTCGGGTCGGTCAACATGGGAAGCGGTCTCGTGGGCACCGGAGTCCTTGCGAACAGCAAGGGGTACATCGCAGGGTCCGTTACGAGCGGGTTTGAACTGGGACGAATAGAAGAAGTCTTTGGGTTTTTGGAGTGA
- the purN gene encoding phosphoribosylglycinamide formyltransferase translates to MDRERPGDKKRIAVLASGRGSNFQAVIDAIAAAEIPAVCVGLVTDNPGAYAIKRAEAAGMPVTVIDYARFSSKAAYEEALLDAMRSCRADLFVLAGYMRILGPGIVHEFSGRMMNIHPALLPSFAGLHAQRQAVESGVKVSGCTVHLVDEGMDTGPIVVQRCVPVLPDDDESTLADRILVEEHEALPFAVKLFCEDRLEVTGRRVRIR, encoded by the coding sequence ATGGATAGAGAGAGACCTGGTGACAAAAAGCGGATAGCGGTACTCGCCTCGGGGAGAGGATCGAACTTTCAGGCGGTGATCGATGCCATTGCGGCCGCCGAGATCCCGGCGGTCTGCGTCGGTCTCGTCACCGACAACCCCGGGGCATACGCGATCAAGCGGGCCGAAGCTGCCGGGATGCCGGTTACAGTCATCGACTATGCGCGTTTCTCCTCGAAGGCCGCCTACGAGGAGGCACTCCTCGATGCGATGCGGAGCTGCCGGGCGGACCTCTTCGTCCTCGCCGGCTACATGCGGATCCTCGGGCCCGGTATCGTCCACGAGTTCTCGGGCCGGATGATGAACATCCACCCTGCCCTGCTCCCGTCGTTTGCCGGCCTGCATGCTCAGCGGCAGGCGGTCGAGAGCGGGGTGAAGGTCTCGGGCTGCACCGTCCACCTGGTGGACGAGGGGATGGATACCGGCCCCATCGTCGTCCAGCGGTGCGTTCCGGTCCTCCCGGACGACGACGAATCGACGCTCGCCGACCGGATCCTCGTCGAGGAGCACGAAGCCCTCCCGTTCGCCGTAAAACTCTTCTGCGAAGACCGCCTGGAGGTCACCGGTCGGCGGGTGCGGATCCGCTGA
- the xseB gene encoding exodeoxyribonuclease VII small subunit, which produces MTETFEEMLEELRGIVRRLEDGETSLEESIAIYERGALLVKQCEDLLGTAEMKLTELGRDR; this is translated from the coding sequence ATGACAGAGACCTTTGAAGAGATGCTGGAAGAACTGCGGGGGATTGTCCGGAGACTGGAAGACGGCGAGACGAGCCTTGAGGAGAGCATCGCCATCTACGAACGCGGTGCACTCCTCGTGAAGCAGTGCGAAGACCTGCTCGGCACGGCCGAGATGAAACTCACCGAGCTCGGTCGCGACCGGTAA
- a CDS encoding YhbY family RNA-binding protein, whose protein sequence is MSKESYQDLKPTIWVGKRGITSVMIDEIRRQLKDRKVVKVRWLRNTEVDPEEIAASAGAVLVEVRGRTLVLTERRGRSSGHNPRNI, encoded by the coding sequence ATGAGTAAAGAATCGTATCAGGATCTCAAACCCACCATCTGGGTGGGAAAGCGGGGTATCACAAGCGTTATGATCGATGAGATCCGACGCCAGCTCAAAGACCGGAAGGTCGTCAAGGTGAGATGGCTCCGGAACACCGAAGTCGATCCCGAGGAGATAGCGGCATCGGCCGGTGCGGTCCTGGTCGAGGTCCGGGGGCGGACACTCGTCCTCACGGAGCGGCGAGGCCGATCGTCCGGGCACAATCCTCGAAATATATAA
- a CDS encoding sugar phosphate isomerase/epimerase family protein, whose translation MGRFAVSTMFFHEYPCDYIFDYVAESGLDGLEFWVETPHFWLRDRPEDELSRCIAGHPELSPITVHAPTLDLNPCSINPRVAEISVDYTVEAVRMADRMGAGVVTVHPGRRTAKRHPSAYDYRRFDDYIARVREAAEGTQVKVAIENLEPRVNSLLSTAEDAAEVLEREPWLWFTLDMGHAMMTSCDETIRFIDLCIERMTNVHVSALGGNGRPHHPIHGDPAATRVLAELADRGYGGYLTLELEDMVFPETLSSEEKVVLLMRELETLQEIFS comes from the coding sequence ATGGGTCGTTTCGCCGTCTCGACCATGTTCTTCCACGAGTACCCCTGTGACTACATCTTCGACTACGTTGCCGAGTCCGGCCTCGACGGGCTCGAGTTCTGGGTCGAGACACCGCACTTCTGGCTTCGCGACCGTCCCGAGGACGAACTTTCGAGGTGTATCGCCGGCCACCCGGAACTCTCACCGATCACCGTTCACGCGCCGACGCTGGATTTGAACCCCTGCTCCATCAATCCCCGGGTCGCCGAGATATCGGTCGACTACACCGTCGAGGCGGTCCGGATGGCGGACAGGATGGGTGCCGGCGTGGTCACCGTCCACCCCGGGAGAAGGACGGCGAAACGGCACCCGAGCGCCTACGACTACCGGCGGTTCGACGATTACATCGCCAGGGTCCGGGAAGCGGCGGAGGGGACGCAGGTGAAGGTGGCGATCGAGAACCTGGAGCCCCGGGTCAACTCCCTCCTCTCCACCGCCGAGGATGCGGCCGAGGTGCTCGAGCGGGAACCCTGGCTCTGGTTCACGCTGGATATGGGGCACGCCATGATGACGTCCTGCGACGAGACGATCCGGTTCATCGATCTCTGCATCGAGAGGATGACGAACGTCCACGTCAGCGCACTCGGCGGGAACGGGCGACCCCACCACCCCATACATGGCGACCCGGCCGCGACCCGGGTGCTTGCGGAACTTGCAGACCGGGGCTACGGCGGGTATCTCACCCTGGAACTCGAGGACATGGTCTTTCCGGAGACTCTCTCATCCGAAGAGAAGGTTGTGCTCCTCATGCGCGAATTGGAGACACTACAGGAGATATTCTCCTGA
- a CDS encoding 50S ribosomal protein L31e, producing MAEALKEHIYIIPLRDVKRAPRWKRGNTAIKDIRAFLVRHMKSEDVKLDRSINEKVWENGSQKPPRKIRVRAMKFEDGQVQAELAEE from the coding sequence ATGGCAGAGGCATTGAAGGAACATATCTATATCATCCCCCTCCGCGACGTGAAGCGTGCACCCCGGTGGAAGAGGGGCAACACCGCCATCAAGGACATCAGGGCGTTTCTTGTGCGGCACATGAAGAGTGAAGACGTCAAACTCGACCGAAGCATCAACGAGAAGGTCTGGGAGAACGGCAGCCAGAAGCCCCCGCGAAAGATTCGCGTCCGCGCGATGAAGTTCGAGGACGGGCAGGTTCAGGCCGAACTCGCCGAGGAGTGA
- a CDS encoding DUF7411 family protein, with the protein MEAGVLFSGGKDSALAAIMLARDYGVELNTCVFDPDREVPEVRAAAAALDLPFRKRVLGRDLLEEAVDLLLTCGYPNDAIDMVHRTAIEILSREYAVVGDGTRREDRVPRIERSEVQHLEMTTGCSYVRPLLGYGKPEVERLAGRLLVVRYGETGVIGNGDYEGEIRDALRARGIDPALLFPPHHLQSLVVARKNT; encoded by the coding sequence ATGGAAGCGGGTGTGCTCTTCTCGGGAGGGAAAGATAGTGCGCTGGCGGCAATCATGCTCGCGCGCGATTACGGCGTGGAACTGAATACCTGTGTATTCGATCCCGACCGTGAGGTTCCGGAGGTGCGGGCTGCAGCGGCCGCCCTGGACCTTCCCTTCAGGAAAAGAGTGCTCGGGCGAGACCTCCTCGAAGAGGCTGTCGACCTGCTGCTAACGTGCGGTTACCCGAACGACGCGATCGATATGGTCCACCGGACGGCGATCGAGATCCTCTCCCGCGAGTATGCGGTGGTCGGAGACGGCACCCGCCGGGAAGACCGGGTCCCCCGGATCGAGCGATCCGAGGTGCAGCACCTGGAGATGACCACCGGCTGCTCCTACGTCCGGCCGCTCCTCGGCTACGGGAAACCGGAGGTGGAACGCCTCGCCGGGCGGCTGCTCGTGGTGCGGTACGGGGAGACGGGCGTCATCGGGAACGGCGACTACGAAGGGGAGATCCGGGATGCGCTTCGCGCTCGCGGCATCGATCCGGCGCTGCTCTTCCCTCCCCATCACCTGCAGTCGCTGGTGGTCGCGAGGAAGAATACCTGA
- a CDS encoding ribonuclease P protein component 4 translates to MADTTRKSGSRRLARERIAVLFARAAEFYPENPVWSNRCVELARKIGMRHRIRIERPLKRRFCRRCSVYLVPGSNARVRIHRGRVVVTCLACGHRSRYPVGRPQP, encoded by the coding sequence ATGGCAGATACTACACGAAAATCTGGCTCCCGGAGGCTCGCCCGCGAGAGGATCGCCGTCCTCTTTGCGCGTGCCGCGGAGTTCTACCCGGAAAACCCCGTCTGGAGCAACCGCTGTGTGGAACTGGCCCGGAAGATCGGCATGCGCCACCGGATACGGATTGAGCGGCCGCTGAAACGCCGTTTCTGCCGCCGGTGCAGCGTCTACCTGGTCCCCGGGTCGAACGCCCGGGTCAGGATCCACCGGGGCCGCGTGGTCGTCACCTGTCTTGCCTGCGGGCACCGGTCACGGTATCCGGTCGGGAGGCCTCAACCATGA
- the xseA gene encoding exodeoxyribonuclease VII large subunit translates to MMLGGHSTGPERFGTPILGVSEVSGLICDLLDDGRLHQIWVRGEVTNYRDHTSGHRYFSLSERKGRNSALLNCVMWRTYTSALAFAPKDGMDVLAWGSVEVYEPHGRYQFIVREMLPAGLGERHLMVERWKQELDAEGLFAPERRRPLPLFPHRVGVVTSPTGAAVKDILSVISRRYPAEVVLSPTAVQGDGAHIEIAEAIRRIDGLVDVIIVGRGGGSFEDLFPFNHPDVVRAVAACKTPVISAVGHEVDTALCDFAADLRAPTPSAAAERAVPERREVLRELSGYGERMEVLLLHRLAASASEVEDLAGRMHPRRLSRRVHERMQRLAEHEELLHRAALARVQRERAALAEVRASLAGQNPLAILERGYCIVESGGKVARSAAGLRPNDRVVLRMKDGRARAVVEEITYDRDL, encoded by the coding sequence ATGATGCTCGGCGGTCATTCCACCGGCCCGGAGCGGTTCGGCACTCCGATTCTCGGGGTCTCAGAGGTCTCGGGACTCATCTGCGACCTCCTCGACGACGGCCGCCTGCACCAGATCTGGGTGCGGGGGGAGGTGACCAACTACAGGGACCACACCTCCGGCCACCGTTATTTCTCGCTTTCGGAGCGAAAGGGAAGGAATTCCGCGCTGCTCAACTGCGTGATGTGGCGCACCTATACGTCGGCGCTCGCGTTCGCGCCGAAAGACGGCATGGACGTCCTCGCCTGGGGGTCCGTGGAGGTCTACGAGCCTCACGGCAGGTACCAGTTCATCGTCCGGGAGATGCTCCCGGCGGGCCTCGGCGAGCGCCACCTCATGGTCGAGCGCTGGAAGCAGGAACTCGACGCCGAGGGGCTTTTTGCCCCCGAACGGAGACGGCCACTCCCTCTCTTCCCGCACCGGGTCGGCGTGGTCACCTCCCCGACCGGCGCGGCGGTGAAGGATATCCTCTCGGTCATCTCCCGGCGGTACCCGGCCGAGGTGGTCCTCTCCCCGACGGCCGTCCAGGGCGACGGGGCGCACATCGAGATCGCGGAGGCGATCCGGCGGATCGACGGGCTCGTGGACGTGATCATCGTCGGGCGCGGGGGAGGGAGTTTTGAGGACCTCTTCCCCTTCAACCACCCGGACGTCGTCAGAGCCGTCGCCGCGTGTAAGACGCCCGTGATCAGCGCCGTCGGGCACGAGGTGGACACCGCCCTCTGCGACTTCGCCGCGGACCTCCGGGCGCCGACGCCGTCGGCAGCGGCGGAACGGGCCGTGCCCGAGCGCCGGGAGGTGCTCCGGGAACTCTCCGGGTACGGGGAGAGGATGGAAGTACTCCTTCTCCACCGCCTCGCGGCCTCGGCAAGCGAGGTCGAGGACCTCGCGGGACGCATGCATCCCCGGCGGCTCTCACGCAGGGTTCACGAGCGGATGCAGCGCCTCGCCGAGCACGAGGAACTGCTCCACCGGGCGGCGCTCGCCCGGGTGCAGCGTGAACGGGCCGCCCTCGCGGAAGTCCGCGCGAGCCTTGCGGGGCAAAACCCGCTCGCCATCCTGGAGCGGGGCTACTGCATCGTCGAGTCGGGCGGGAAGGTCGCGAGAAGCGCCGCGGGTCTCCGGCCGAACGACCGCGTGGTGTTGCGAATGAAGGACGGGCGGGCGAGAGCCGTCGTGGAGGAGATAACGTATGACAGAGACCTTTGA
- a CDS encoding hemolysin family protein, which translates to MVVVDLLTIEIILFIVCLLLSGFFSSSEVALISITRAKVRALLNQSRKGAKALDTLKRSTDALLITILIGNNVVNVAAASLATAIAIAIYGDVGIGIATGVTVILMLIFGEIGPKMYASRHTEELALRVARPILYLSKVLYPVLWVLDRIKGQFAFRPGVTEPVVTEEEIKEWIDVGEEEGTIEEEERDMLYSVLRFGDTTVREVMTPRVDVVMIENTATLENALSIFNETGFSRIPVYHEHIDNVIGLLNVKDVFAAVFRQQTSATIGNLMYEPYFVPESKKIDELLKELQLKKQHMAVVLDEYGSFAGIVTVEDMLEELVGEIMDEFDEEEPEVQQIEEGVYLVDARAWVEHLNEDLNLALPLTDTYESIGGLVIDRLGHIPRRGEVVKVEESNITLVVMQMRGRRIVKVKLILAPQTGPGEAR; encoded by the coding sequence ATGGTAGTCGTAGACCTTCTAACCATAGAGATCATTTTATTCATTGTTTGTCTGCTCCTTTCGGGCTTCTTCTCAAGTTCGGAAGTCGCCCTTATCTCGATAACCCGGGCGAAAGTTCGGGCACTCTTGAACCAGAGCCGTAAAGGAGCGAAAGCCCTCGATACGCTGAAACGGTCGACCGATGCCCTCCTGATAACCATCCTGATCGGGAACAACGTCGTCAACGTGGCCGCAGCATCGCTCGCGACCGCGATCGCCATCGCCATCTACGGCGACGTCGGTATCGGGATAGCGACCGGCGTCACGGTCATCCTGATGCTGATCTTCGGCGAGATCGGGCCGAAGATGTACGCCTCCCGACACACCGAGGAACTCGCGCTCCGTGTCGCCCGCCCGATCCTCTACCTCTCGAAGGTGCTCTACCCGGTGCTCTGGGTCCTGGACCGCATCAAGGGGCAGTTTGCCTTCAGGCCCGGCGTGACCGAGCCGGTCGTCACCGAGGAGGAGATCAAGGAGTGGATCGACGTCGGCGAGGAGGAGGGCACCATCGAAGAGGAGGAGCGGGACATGCTCTACTCCGTGCTGCGCTTTGGAGACACGACAGTTCGCGAGGTAATGACGCCCCGGGTGGACGTCGTCATGATCGAGAATACGGCCACGCTCGAGAACGCCCTCTCCATCTTCAACGAGACAGGTTTCTCCCGAATTCCGGTCTACCACGAGCATATCGATAACGTCATCGGGCTCTTGAACGTCAAGGACGTCTTTGCCGCGGTCTTCCGCCAGCAGACGAGCGCAACGATCGGAAACCTGATGTACGAGCCCTACTTCGTTCCCGAGAGCAAGAAGATCGACGAGCTCTTAAAGGAGCTTCAGCTGAAGAAGCAGCATATGGCGGTCGTTCTCGACGAATACGGGTCGTTTGCCGGTATCGTGACGGTCGAAGACATGCTCGAGGAACTGGTCGGCGAGATCATGGACGAATTCGACGAGGAGGAGCCCGAGGTGCAGCAGATCGAGGAAGGCGTCTACCTGGTCGACGCACGGGCGTGGGTGGAGCACCTCAACGAGGACCTGAACCTGGCCCTCCCGCTGACGGATACCTACGAGAGCATCGGCGGCCTTGTCATCGACCGGCTGGGGCACATCCCCCGCCGCGGCGAGGTGGTCAAGGTCGAGGAGAGCAACATCACGCTGGTGGTGATGCAGATGCGGGGCCGGCGGATCGTCAAGGTGAAACTGATCCTCGCACCTCAGACCGGGCCGGGGGAGGCCCGGTAA
- a CDS encoding DNA-binding protein: MVDDELAELRRRKMEQMQRQAMSQQSMEDEAARQQQIDAQVRAALMEILEPEARERLNTIKLTRPEFAKAVEQQLVMLAQSGRVRQRITDEQLKGLLAQLTPSKKEFRITRK, encoded by the coding sequence ATGGTAGACGACGAACTCGCGGAACTCCGCCGCCGGAAGATGGAACAGATGCAACGGCAGGCGATGAGCCAGCAGTCGATGGAAGATGAGGCAGCACGCCAGCAACAGATCGACGCACAGGTCCGTGCTGCGCTCATGGAGATCCTCGAACCTGAAGCGAGGGAGAGACTCAATACCATCAAGTTGACCCGGCCGGAGTTTGCAAAAGCGGTCGAGCAGCAACTGGTGATGCTCGCGCAGAGCGGCAGAGTCCGGCAGCGGATCACCGACGAGCAGTTAAAGGGCCTGCTTGCCCAGTTGACGCCGTCGAAGAAAGAGTTCAGGATTACGCGGAAGTAA
- a CDS encoding 30S ribosomal protein S19e produces the protein MTTVYDIPADMFIRQVAEELKKNPQIQPPDWAAFAKTGVHKEMPPENDDWWYVRAASVLRRIYTDGPVGIQRMRSIYGGKRNRGPAPSQFRKGSGAIVRKLFQQLEAAGYVSHSSGGRTVTPAGRSFLDNTANSLKAQAAEVAPGLAKY, from the coding sequence ATGACGACTGTATATGACATCCCTGCCGATATGTTCATCCGGCAGGTGGCAGAAGAACTCAAGAAAAACCCGCAGATTCAGCCCCCCGACTGGGCCGCTTTTGCAAAGACGGGGGTACACAAAGAGATGCCCCCCGAGAATGACGACTGGTGGTATGTGCGTGCGGCGTCGGTTCTCCGGCGTATCTACACCGACGGTCCGGTCGGTATCCAGCGGATGCGCTCCATCTACGGCGGCAAGCGTAACCGGGGCCCGGCTCCCTCCCAGTTCAGGAAGGGAAGCGGTGCGATCGTCCGGAAGCTCTTCCAGCAGCTCGAAGCGGCCGGCTACGTCTCTCATTCGAGCGGCGGGCGCACGGTCACCCCGGCCGGCAGATCCTTCCTGGACAACACCGCAAACAGCCTGAAGGCTCAGGCTGCCGAGGTTGCTCCGGGACTTGCGAAGTACTGA